The genomic region GAGAGCTTGCAATTGGGCTAGGGCAGCGCCTTTCCCCCCTAATTCTTGAGAATGGATCGTGTTTTGAGCAGTAAGAATATAAGTCATAGGATTTGAGGAAATAGGGAATCAAAATTAACGATTACCAATGCAATCGCATGATTGAAAAGCTGGTATATAGCTGCAAATAATAGGAATTAATTGAGATGTCTATTGGTGAACAATTCATGAAAAATTCTAGTCCTCTCAATTCTCAAATCCATTCAATACATTTTCCCAAGCTTCTAACTCAAAAATAGTTTCAGTTTTCCTCTATCCTATCTGGGAATTTCCGGTTCAGCAAGCCAGTAACTAAAGTGCGTGCTTGAGTAATCTGACCTTCTTCACTGCCTTCTTCTAGCACTTTTTCGGTGGTATTTTGTTGAAAAGATCAACTGAAAGCTGGCGATCGTATAACCATAACCCCAAGTTAGAGGGCTAATTGCCCAAAAATCGCTGAATTTTTTCGCCATCTTAAATACTCAAAGCCAACCGTAGTCTTAGATTCAAGCCTTTTGTCACCCCCTGAACTTCTAAAGATAGGCTTTCAACACTTCACAAGTAGCCTGTCCAGTACGAGACCAGCTAAATTGTGCTGCTCTTTTGAGACTCGCTTGACTCAGATCTTCTCGTGCTTGAGAATCGTGAATTAGGGTTTCCATGGCAGCAGTCATTTCTGGCACCTGATAGGGATCGACTAAAATTGCCGCATCTGCCGTAATTTCAGGAAGGGATGAGCAGTTAGAGGTAATGACTGGAATTCCACAAGCCATGGCTTCGAGGACGGGTAAACCAAAGCCTTCCCAGAGACTGGGAAAAATGAGGGCGATCGCCTGATTCATCAGTATAGGAAGTTGTTCTGATGACACATAGTCAAGGAATTTCACGTGCTTCGTTACTCCGAGTTCGTTTATTTGAGCGATTAAACTGGGGGTGTAGCGGCGATCGCTTGGTCCCACTAACCACAACTCGTATTCTTGATCGTGGGGTAGCTTTGCAAATGCCTCAATCACCCGATGCAGATTTTTATAATTCGCATGACGACCAACATAGAGAAAATAATTAGAAAGAGGTAAATTTAAGGGCTGAAACTGATCGCGATCGTAACCGAGTAAAATAGGAGTGATGCGAGCGGCTTTGATGGCAAAGTAATCCACAATATCATTGGCCGTTGCCTGGGAATTACAGATAATATGAGTCGCTTGATTGAGAACTTGTGGTAGATAATACTGGCAATATAGAGTAAGGGGCGATCGCCTTTCCGGAAACCGCAAGGGAATCAGATCGTGAACCATGACCACAAAGCGACACCCCTGATATAACGGCGCTTCGGGTAGAGGAGAAAAGAGTAAATTCCCTTGCAACTGGCGATAAAGTTTAGGTAACCTAAATTGAGTCCAGAATAACCGTTTAAGATGACCTTTAGCTCCCTGTTCTGGCGTTTGTCCTCCTGGAATTGGATAATGGGAATAGCCCTCTAACTTCCGGGCACTTAACAGGGTTGGATTCAACTCTCTCAGATAGGGTAAAATATTCAGAGTATAGGTGCTAATTCCCGTCGGTTTGTTCATTAGCACAGCTAAGTTAATTAAAAGACGATCGATCATTAGAAAAACTGACTATAAATATAGTGAAATCATACAACAAATAATACAGGTAAATCAAAGTCAATCATTATGCCTGAATTTCAACACCAGCCAATACTTCATAGGATGAATAATATAGTTCTGGTCGATGGAGATATGTTTTTTTCCAAAATGCAAACCCTTACCATTCCAAGAGGGAATTAAATCGCTAGCACTACCTGCATTGGGTTGTGGATTAGGAAAACTTCAATGGTCACAGGTTGGCCCTTTGATGTGCCGTTATTTATCCGATATTGGCATTCAAGTGGTGATTTATTTACCTCGCGAACAGAAAATTGATCCGAAATTCTTAACTCCTGACTTTTTACTTAATCATTAAATTATAATAAATATCAGATAAGGTAAAATGTTCTGGGAGGCTAAATTAAATTAAAAGACAATCATTTATATAGGACTATATCTCATGGATATTCTCATTGTTCACGCTCATCATGAACCTCAAAGCTTTTCCTCTGCACTGTACCGACAGGCAGAAACCACTCTCAAGGCATTGGGCCATACGGTAGAAACTTCTGATTTGTATCAAATGGGATTCGATCCTGTCTCCGATCGCCGCAATTTTACCTCAGTCCACGACCCAGAGTATCTCAAGCAGCAGCTCGAAGAGCGACATGCGAGCGAAGTGAATGGCTTTGCCTCCGATATTGAGGCAGAAATGCAGAAACTAGAACGTTGCGATGCACTGATTTTTAACTTTCCCCTCTGGTGGTTTGGAATGCCTGCGATCCTTAAAGGTTGGTGCGATCGCGTTTTAGCTATGGGGCGAATTTATGGCGGGCCGAAACTATACGAAAATGGTGTAGGTCAATCTACTAAACGGGGTTTAGCGATCGTGACTACTGGGGGTGGCCAGACCGCTTATGATGGTTGGGGATTAAATCCAGGAATGGATATCGTTCTGGCTCCTATCCAGCATGGTATTTTCTGGTTTAATGGCTTTTTGCCTCTCGAACCCTTCATCGTTTGGTCTCCAGTCCGCATCAGTCAAGAAGAGCGAGTGGCTTACTTGGAACAGCTTGATGAGAAACTCCAATCCTTGTTTGACGAACAACCTCTACAGTTAGCGAAAATGGAAGATTTTCCCAACTGGGGACATGATACCCAAAAACGCTTTATGGTAGTCGGAAGTCGCAAACGGGAAATAGATGAGAAATATATGACGTTGGTTTCTGCGGAACTGGAGATGGTTGCCCGGTGGCGCAAGGAAGGCAAGATACTTAATTTTACAATTGCTAACCCGAAATCTCCCAATTGGCGAGGGTTTGTGACCATGCGAGGGCGCGATCGCCAGGAAATCGAAACTCTTTTAAGCCAATTGCCTCTGATTGACTATCTGACCTTTGAAATTACTGAACTCATGTATTTACCTGGATTCTGATGTCTTTCTTATACAAGCATACTCAAATTGGGACAATTATTCTTGTTCTCTTGGCGGCTCTTTTGCCCCTGGTGTTTTTCTATCTCTCTAAAGGCTTTTTAGGGGTGGGAGCGAGTGTTTTGATCGGGATTTTAGTACTTACCATTTTGTTGAGTACATTAACCGTGACCATTACCGCAGAACGGATCAAATGTTCGTTTGGAGTGGGTTTAATTCATAAAAGCTTCCCCTTGTCCAGTATCACGAATACAGTGATTGTCAAAAACCCTTGGTATTATGGATGGGGAATTCGCCTGACTCCTAGGGGATGGATGTTTAATATATCGGGGTTAGATGCGGTGGAAATTGAGTTGAATTCTCAGTCCTATTTTCGCATTGGCACGGATGAACCACAAGCTTTAAAATCAGCGATTGATGAAGCCATTGAAGTTCATCGTCAACTCGGATGAGAAACTCTGGATTGCAAAAATTGCTGTAAGCCTTGCCAACGTCCTTGGTAGTTATCGGGATTTTGCTTAATCCAATTGAGGATAATTTTTAGGCTCAGATAACCCAAGTTTAAGAGCAAGGCTAGAGGGGTTCCATGTTGCTGTAAGAAATAGAGTTTGCTAAAGGTGGCGTGATGAAGTTTCGCTTTAAGGTTGCGATCGCTAGTTGCAGACACTTGATGGGTGACTAAGATCGTCTGAGTGACGGCAATAAAATATCCTTGTTTGAAATAGCGCTCGCATAGATCGTTGTCTTCATAGTAGAGAAAATAATGGGTATCGAATTGGGGACAAGATTCAAATTGGGCTAAATTGAGAATCAGGCTACATCCGGATACCCAGCGAGAGGGAATAATTTTAGCAGGCGGGTTTTCTAAGGAGGCAATGGGACGTTGATGGGGGAGCGATCCGAGCCATCGATTAAATTGTCCTTGGGTAAACCAGGAATTTCCTTGGCTGTCTTGAATTTGAGTCCCTAAAATGGCTAAGTGAGGATGTTCTGCAAAGCAGGTGTGAATGTAGGGAATGGCAGCATCAACTAAGGTAGTATCCGGATTGATTAACCAAACAATGCTGTGAGGATCGCGCTCATAAATCCAGTTTAATCCTAAATTACAACCCCCTCCAAAGCCTAAGTTTTCAGGTGCACTCAGCAGGGTTAAGTTGGGATAGATTGGGGTTAGGGGTTGAAGAGTTAGATCGTCTGGAGAATTATTGACGATCAGGATATGCAGGTTCGCTAAATCTGGTGCTGGAATGGACTTAAGGAGTAATTGAATTAAGTCTGTAGAGTAATAATTAATGATTAACAGGTATAGCATTTTGAATTGATTGGTGCATCAACAAGATTTTGCCCTCTCCCTATATCCCTCTCTCCCCATCCCCCTATCCCCCTATCACAGCGCGAAGCGCTATATTGCATAGGGAATTAGGGAAACTGGCGATCGCGCACCTCCTGACTAAAGGTTTTCACTGCATCGGTAATCGTCTCGTGGAGATTAGCATAGACTTTTGCAAAAGGGGGTTGCCAACTGGAGAGTCCCAAAACGTCGCTTGTGACTAACACTTGGCCATCACAATGGGGTCCTGCACCAATACCAATAGTGGGGATAGGAAGGGTTTTGGTGATTTTTTGGGCTAGATCGTGGGTGATATTTTCCAGGATAATGGTAAAGGCTCCGGCTTCCGAAAGAGCGATCGCCTCGTGTAAAATGCGATCGCCTTCTACTTGTGCCTTCCCCTGTCTGCGATAACCCTGTCGATGCACGGACTGAGGCGTTACTCCCACATGACCGACGACCGGAATACCGCTTAAACTTAAACGATGGACAATCTCGATCATTTCCGGATAGCCCCCCTCTAGTTTCACTGCCCCCGCTTGGGTTTCCTTCAATACTCGACCCGCCGATCTTAAAGCCTGAATGGGGCCTTCTTGATAACTCATAAAGGGGAGATCGCACACTACCAACGCTTCTTTCACCCCTCGACAGACCGCTTGGGTATGATGAATCATCTGATCCAAGGTTACCGGTAGGGTTGTGGGATGACCTAACGCTACCATGGCCAAAGAATCTCCGACTAAAATCAGATCGACCCCAGCCTTATCCAGCAGTTGAGCAAACGGATAATCCCAGGCTGTGAGCATCACCAGAGGATGACCTTGACGCTTGCGTTTCACTAATTGGCTGGTTGCGATCCCCATTTGCCATTACCCTTATGTCACAATTAAAGAAATGAATCCTGGGCTAGTTTATGGAGTTTCCCCAGAAGCCCTTCTTATTTTAGAAGTTTTTGTCCCTCCTGGGAAAAACGGTTGGCTTTATTGTCTTCCAATTCTAAAAAAATTCTTAATTTTCTGGGAAAGTCATGTAACTCTCCGGGGAAGTGTGTAGTTACCTATAAAAGACCTTTCCGTACTGTCACGTAGCTGTCACGGGATACGTGATGGCATCAGGGTTAGTAGGGTCGATACACTTCAGTGGTGTTTCTTTTGCTTGGTGGAAATCTACCTATGTTTGACTTCCTTCCTTTATCCTTAAGTTTATGCCGACGGTGTATGGCGATCGCCACGATTACCTCTCTAGTTGGTTTATCCTTAAATTGGGATCTATCTGTGGCGATCGCTCAAACCTCTTCAGAAAGCGAACAAATTGTCTATGTTCCCCAATTGCAAGACTGGGAAGACCCACCCCCGGGTCTCCCTAGTCGCCGTGAAAGCGCCGGAAGTCGTACAGGCTGCACGATGAAAGCCGAGACCGGTGGAGAATACCAAGCCTTAAGCTCAATTATGCCCAGACATAGCTTTGGGTTGACAACCCAAGCTTATCCTACCCTTTATTTCTATGTTCCTCCCAATCAATCAGAGGTTGTAGAGTTTGCTTTGGAGGACGAAACGGGTAATGAAGTTTATAAAGTAGGGTTGAGTCTGAAACAACAGTCTGGATTAGTCGCTGTTAATCTTGCTGACTTACCGAATGCACCAAGCTTAGAGGTCAACCAGGTTTATGTTGGCTATTTTCAATTGAACTGCAATGGACAATGGTTAGATCATGTGGCAACGGGAATCAAACGCATTCCGTTAGAGCCAATGCACCAAGAACAATTAACACAAGGGGCGATCGCCGATCAAATTAGATTTTATATCCAAAATGGAATATGGTATGACCTCCTACAAACCCTGATCGAAGCTTATCCGCATCACCCAAATATTCCTCTGAATTTAAATACCCTATTTTCCACTCAGGCAATTGAACTTGAACATCTACTACCCGTGATTAACCCTTCCCAGCCCATTATCCTCATATCCATTAAAAATTAAAAAGAAGTCAAGGAATATAGTGCAAAGCGCTAGGGAATAGGGAGTGGGATTATGCCTCGACACGAGAATAGCACGGGAGTAGGTCACGCCCTGTAACTTTAGTTCGGGGCGCAAAAGCGACACTATCCGCTTTAGCTGCCGTAAAACCGTGTTACAATTGACAGGTGAGTAAAGGTAAACGCCTACGTGATGAGGCACTTCTAGTAGTGGAGAAATCCCACCAACCGAAAGCACATATTGAACTGTGGCTCCGAGTTGGAAGTAATGGCAGAATGCTGAACGTACCGAACTGGCTGAGTGGTCGTACCTGAGAAAGCAATCAAAAGGTGAAAAGTAGCGGGAACCATCGAGATTAATCTGATGGAACTCAGTAGGGGCGCTTTGACAACGCCTTTAAGAATCGGATTTTGGGCTACTTAAGAATCTGTGCGTCTTTAGATCACAGAGTGTCAAAATTGATCGACAATGATTGAATATCAACCTCCCTTCTACTTCAACGATGGTTTAATCCAAACCGTGGTTGTAGACTACTGGTATGGAAAAACATGGAAAAAATGGGGCGATCGCGCTTCTTGGTTAAGCCATCTCCCCCAAGTTCCTTGGCAAGAACAGATTTTCACAGGTGCTGAAGGCGTTCCCTTTTGGGGAATATGGAGTTGTCCCACCGATGCTCAAGGGACAATCATCTTCAATACGGGAATCGATGGCATTGTTAAGAATGAGTGGTACGCTCATTTATTCGCTCGCAAAGCTTATCAGCGTAATTTTGCCATTCTTCTCTACGATTGGCGAGGTCACGGAAAAACTGCCCAACTTTCCCCCGTCCCCTCCTCCTACGGTTGGCGAGAAGGACAAGACCAAGTTCATCTGGCAGAACAACTGACAAAACTCGGTTGTCCTACTCCAGTAATTCTCACCGGTGCATCGATGGGGGGACAATTAGCGTTATGGGGATTAAATGCAGCCATCGAAACCCGTTGTTCTCTCATCTGCGGCGGAGCGACTCTCTCTACAAATCTCGAATCTAACCTTTCTCTAGCCCATTTACGAACCACGTTCATGGGTCGAAAAATTGAGCAGCGTTTTGTGCGAAAATTTTGCGCCGAAGCCGAAAAACGGCGAGAACTCTTTCCCCAGATGTTAAAACCGGGTGCTGTGGAACGGATGACTTCAGTTGATCGGTGCGATCGCGAAATGGTCATCGACTACTACGGTTTTAACAGCATCGAAGACTATTATTACCAAACCAGCGCCCTGTACTTTTTGGATCGCTTAACCCTTCCCTACTTAATTATTTATGCCGAAGACGATCCCCTATTCGATCCGCAAATCATCCCGCAGATGAAAGAGCGCATGGCTCAAAATTCCCATGCTCATTTGATTCTGACAAAAAAAGGCGGTCATATCAGTCACATTAACAAACCCAACCATTCAGAAGATCGATTTTGGGGGATGAATCGATTACTAGAGTTTTGCGAAGTGCTACTTGAGAGCTATTCTTCGTCGATATTCTGATTAACTATGAAAAGGCTCCCACCCTTTGGATGTTAGTCAAGTGGCGAGATTACCTCATATCCTTCATAACTGTTCATTCTAATGTCTACCGAAGAATTACTAAAACAAGGCTTTACCTATCACCAACAGGGACAATATGCCCAAGCAGAGGAGGTTTATGGGCATATTGTGCGGCAGGAACCAGAAAATACAAATGTGCTGTGTTTATTGGGAATGGTGGCGCGGGGACAGGGAAAGTTAGAGGAGGCGATCGCCCATTACGAAAGCGCGATCGCCCTTAAACCCGACTTTATTGAGGCGCGGTTTAACTTAGGTAACGCTCTGAGTGCAAGTGAACGCACAGAAGAGGCGATCGCCTGTTATCAGCGCCTCTTAGAGCTACAACCGAATCATGCGGGGGCTTACAGTAATCTTGGTTTACTCTACCATCAGCAAAATCAGATTGCAGAAGCGAAACAGGCTTTGCAACAGGCGATCGCGATCGATCCCAATCAGGTAGAAAGTTTCTATAATCTGGGTAATCTGTACAAAGCTGAACAAGAGTGCGATCGCGCCATTGCCTATTACCAGCAAGCCTTAAATCTGAATCCTAACTTTCCTCAAGCGCTGCTGAACCTGGGAAATACGCTACAACAGCAAGAAAAGGGGACAGGAATTAACGTTAAGCGTTGTCAAGAGGCGATCGCCTCTTATCAGCGTGCCATCGAAGTTAATCCCAACTACACCGAAGCTTATTATACCCTCGGCCATGCCCTCATCCAACAGGGTCATATCGCCGAAGCCATCCTTGCCTATCAGAAGGGCTTAAAAATCGACCCCGAAGAACCCAAAGCCCATACCGGACTGGCGTTTGCCTTGCTCAGTCTCGGTTTTCTCGAACAAGGGTTTAGTGAATATGAATGGCGCTGGAAAACTGAAGAATTCACCGCAGGCAACCTGACTCAACCCTCTTGGAATGGT from Roseofilum reptotaenium CS-1145 harbors:
- a CDS encoding NAD(P)H-dependent oxidoreductase; protein product: MDILIVHAHHEPQSFSSALYRQAETTLKALGHTVETSDLYQMGFDPVSDRRNFTSVHDPEYLKQQLEERHASEVNGFASDIEAEMQKLERCDALIFNFPLWWFGMPAILKGWCDRVLAMGRIYGGPKLYENGVGQSTKRGLAIVTTGGGQTAYDGWGLNPGMDIVLAPIQHGIFWFNGFLPLEPFIVWSPVRISQEERVAYLEQLDEKLQSLFDEQPLQLAKMEDFPNWGHDTQKRFMVVGSRKREIDEKYMTLVSAELEMVARWRKEGKILNFTIANPKSPNWRGFVTMRGRDRQEIETLLSQLPLIDYLTFEITELMYLPGF
- a CDS encoding glycosyltransferase family 4 protein, whose protein sequence is MIDRLLINLAVLMNKPTGISTYTLNILPYLRELNPTLLSARKLEGYSHYPIPGGQTPEQGAKGHLKRLFWTQFRLPKLYRQLQGNLLFSPLPEAPLYQGCRFVVMVHDLIPLRFPERRSPLTLYCQYYLPQVLNQATHIICNSQATANDIVDYFAIKAARITPILLGYDRDQFQPLNLPLSNYFLYVGRHANYKNLHRVIEAFAKLPHDQEYELWLVGPSDRRYTPSLIAQINELGVTKHVKFLDYVSSEQLPILMNQAIALIFPSLWEGFGLPVLEAMACGIPVITSNCSSLPEITADAAILVDPYQVPEMTAAMETLIHDSQAREDLSQASLKRAAQFSWSRTGQATCEVLKAYL
- a CDS encoding tetratricopeptide repeat protein, with the translated sequence MSTEELLKQGFTYHQQGQYAQAEEVYGHIVRQEPENTNVLCLLGMVARGQGKLEEAIAHYESAIALKPDFIEARFNLGNALSASERTEEAIACYQRLLELQPNHAGAYSNLGLLYHQQNQIAEAKQALQQAIAIDPNQVESFYNLGNLYKAEQECDRAIAYYQQALNLNPNFPQALLNLGNTLQQQEKGTGINVKRCQEAIASYQRAIEVNPNYTEAYYTLGHALIQQGHIAEAILAYQKGLKIDPEEPKAHTGLAFALLSLGFLEQGFSEYEWRWKTEEFTAGNLTQPSWNGEPLGGKTLMLYSEQGLGDMIQMIRYLPWVKEQGAKIILECRQPLKRLFATLPHVEQIVTREETLPTFNEHASLMSLPHLSKTSLNTIPAPLPFALPDLPENLILPESTAKLKVGLAWQGNIEHPNNYLRSCSFSDVLPLFNCDNVCFYSLQKDLSEGDRQQLQQTPIQVFNPDCDDFLDTAHIIRQLDLVITVDTAIAHLSATLGKPTWILLHFSCDWRWMFLRVDSPWYPTVRLFRQTQPGDWFTVMVQVQQALVSLQN
- a CDS encoding DUF928 domain-containing protein, with amino-acid sequence MFDFLPLSLSLCRRCMAIATITSLVGLSLNWDLSVAIAQTSSESEQIVYVPQLQDWEDPPPGLPSRRESAGSRTGCTMKAETGGEYQALSSIMPRHSFGLTTQAYPTLYFYVPPNQSEVVEFALEDETGNEVYKVGLSLKQQSGLVAVNLADLPNAPSLEVNQVYVGYFQLNCNGQWLDHVATGIKRIPLEPMHQEQLTQGAIADQIRFYIQNGIWYDLLQTLIEAYPHHPNIPLNLNTLFSTQAIELEHLLPVINPSQPIILISIKN
- a CDS encoding glycosyltransferase, whose protein sequence is MLYLLIINYYSTDLIQLLLKSIPAPDLANLHILIVNNSPDDLTLQPLTPIYPNLTLLSAPENLGFGGGCNLGLNWIYERDPHSIVWLINPDTTLVDAAIPYIHTCFAEHPHLAILGTQIQDSQGNSWFTQGQFNRWLGSLPHQRPIASLENPPAKIIPSRWVSGCSLILNLAQFESCPQFDTHYFLYYEDNDLCERYFKQGYFIAVTQTILVTHQVSATSDRNLKAKLHHATFSKLYFLQQHGTPLALLLNLGYLSLKIILNWIKQNPDNYQGRWQGLQQFLQSRVSHPS
- a CDS encoding YheT family hydrolase, whose product is MIEYQPPFYFNDGLIQTVVVDYWYGKTWKKWGDRASWLSHLPQVPWQEQIFTGAEGVPFWGIWSCPTDAQGTIIFNTGIDGIVKNEWYAHLFARKAYQRNFAILLYDWRGHGKTAQLSPVPSSYGWREGQDQVHLAEQLTKLGCPTPVILTGASMGGQLALWGLNAAIETRCSLICGGATLSTNLESNLSLAHLRTTFMGRKIEQRFVRKFCAEAEKRRELFPQMLKPGAVERMTSVDRCDREMVIDYYGFNSIEDYYYQTSALYFLDRLTLPYLIIYAEDDPLFDPQIIPQMKERMAQNSHAHLILTKKGGHISHINKPNHSEDRFWGMNRLLEFCEVLLESYSSSIF
- the panB gene encoding 3-methyl-2-oxobutanoate hydroxymethyltransferase, producing the protein MGIATSQLVKRKRQGHPLVMLTAWDYPFAQLLDKAGVDLILVGDSLAMVALGHPTTLPVTLDQMIHHTQAVCRGVKEALVVCDLPFMSYQEGPIQALRSAGRVLKETQAGAVKLEGGYPEMIEIVHRLSLSGIPVVGHVGVTPQSVHRQGYRRQGKAQVEGDRILHEAIALSEAGAFTIILENITHDLAQKITKTLPIPTIGIGAGPHCDGQVLVTSDVLGLSSWQPPFAKVYANLHETITDAVKTFSQEVRDRQFP